The DNA segment GCGGCTCCTGCGAGCCGGTGGGCGGTGTCCCGAGAATCGCCGTCGGGGGCACGGGCGTCAGCGTGCTCCAGCTCACCGGCGGGTTCCCCGCGTTCTCCACCACGGCCACGGAGCGCACGGGCACGTCATCCACGCTGATGGCCACGTCTTCGAAAGCGAACTGGAGGAAGCCCCGCGGCTCCACATTCGCGGGCAGGTTCCACACCAGCACCACCAGCTCCGTGTCGCCGTAGCGGGCCTGCCGCAGCAGCCGGTGCGTGTCGTCATCCGCGAACGCCCCCGCCGCCAGCGCCGCCGCATGGACGAAGGCCGTGTCGGTGATGAGCTGTCCGTTGCGCCACACGCTGCCCACGCCCCAGACGGCCGCCGCCGCATGGGTGCGCGTCATGGCCGACCAGCCCAGGCCACTGTCGCCGTAGAGCGGCACGTCCAGCCACACCCCGCCCTGGATGGCATGAGGCGGCGGCCGGGGAAGCGGGCCCGAGGCGGCCTGCCCGCGCACCTGCGCGGGCGGAAAGCCAGCCTGGGTCAGTTCGACCCGGTACTCCACCACGCCCAGCCGGAAGGAGGCAGTGAGGCGTCCCCGGTCGCCGTACGTGGCGCCAGGCAGGGACACCCTGTCCTCCACGTCGAGCGAGGCGCTGCCCAGGCCTCTCTCCGAGAGGTCGCTGAAGGGCAGTGGGCCGTGGGTGAAGAAGCCGTCCGGTTGCTCGGTCCTCGCGCTGGCCTCTCGGCCCTCGAACGTGAACCCGCCTGGCGCCTGGGCCAGAAGACCGGTGAGTAGGAGCGAGGTGAAGGGTCCCGCCATCGACGCTGCCTCCTTGTCTCACAAGGTAGGCAGCGGAGCGGGGAACGGCAGTCCCCTCTCCTCGAAGACTAGATGAGACCCCGGGCGCGACGAATCTGCTCGACCGTCTTGTTGTACTCGATGTCGAAGGCGCTGGTGCCCTCCTGCAGGTGCTTCAGGCGGGAGCGGGCCTCCTTGTCGATTTCGTCGTCCACGTCGAGGTGCCGCTTCATCACGGCGAAGATCTTCTGACGCAGCACGTTGTCGGCGGCGTACACCTCTTCGACGTTCCGGCTGATGAGGAGGAACTCGATCATCTGGTTGATGACGTACTCGATGCCCTCGTCCCCCATCTTGAAGCCGCGAACGTCCGCCATCTCGCGCTTCACCTGGTTGAACTTGGAGTAGTCATATCCGCGACGCTCCAGGGCCTCGCGCGTCGCCTGGTTCACACGCTCCTCGTTCGCGAGGTACTCGCGCATGATGGCCGACAGGTCCATCTCGGCGTCGGCCACGCGCATCGGCTCCACCTCGATGTCCCCGTCCTGCATGAGCTGCTGAATTCCCTCGCGCGAGATGATCGGGATCACCTTCGGATACAGCCTCATGTCGGTCCCTCGCCCTCTGTAAAACATGCTCGGAATCGTCAACCGCTATAAATCAGCGCCGAGCAAAGTCGCAATGAAAAACCCCGGGAACTTCGCGGTTCCAGCGCGCTTTCCCCCACGGTCTGAGGCGGAAATTAATCACGCTGCTCCGGGTGGCGACCCTCCCTGCGTTTTTTCGTTCATCGGTTCGCTCGCATCGTCCAGTGACGCCTGACGTACGGGGTCCTCCGCATCCTCCTCGGGGTGGCCATGGAGGCCGGCGTGGACCCGCTCGGCCACCGCCGGCCCCACCACCTCCGCCAATTCCTCGATGGAGGCCTCTCCCACCCGCTTGAGAGAGCCGAAGTGGCGCAGCAGCAGCTTCCGCCGCGCCTCGCCGATTCCGGGAATGTCCTCCAGGGCCGAGTGAATCCGACTCTTGCGCAGCACCTGCTTCTGGAAGGTGATGGCAAAGCGGTGCGCCTCGTCCCGCATCCGCGTGAGCATGAACAGCTCCGCGGAGTTCTGCTGCAGGACAATGGGGTCTTTCCGCCCCACCACGAAGACGCGCTCGGGGCTCCTGGCGCTCTCGGCATCCCGGTCGAACACCTCCAGGTCGCGGCTCTTGGCCAGACCCACCACGTCCACCGAGTCCACGCCCGCGTCCTTCAGGGCGGCGTGGGCGCTGGCGAGCTGGCCCTTGCCTCCGTCGATGACGAGCAGGTCCGGCAGGTCGTTGTCCTCCAGCCCGCGCTTGAGCCGGCGCGTGACGACTTCGTACATGCTGGCGAAGTCGTCCTGTTTCTCCAGTGTCTTGATTTTGTACTTCCGGTAGCGCGACTTGTCGGTGTCGCCGTCCGTGACGGCCACCTGCGAGGCGACGATGGCCGAGCCCTGGAAGTGGGAGATGTCGAAGCACTCCATGCGGCGCGGGAAGTTGCGCAGGCCCAGCCGCTGCTGGAGGCGGGACAGCACCGCGTCCGTCTCGTCCTTGGTGCGGCGGCGCTCCAGGAAGGCCTGCTCCGCGTTCTTCACGGCCATCTGCACCAGGTCGTGCTTCTCGCCGCGCTTGGGGACGAGCACCCGCACGCGCTCGCCCTTGCGCTCGCTGAACAGGGCCTCCAGGCCCTCGGTGCCGTCGTCGGGCTCCACCGGCAGCAGCACCTCCTCCGGCACGAAGCTGCCCTGGTCGTAGTAGAGGTTCACGAAGGACGAGAGCAGCTCCCCGTCGGGGAACTCCTGGCTGCCGAAGGGGAAGGCCTGCCCGCCGTTGAGGCGGCCCTGACGCACCCAGAGGACGTAGAACAGGATGCGGTCGCCCTCGCGGTGGAAGGCGAAGACGTCCTGGTCCTTGAAGTCCGTGGTGGCGACCTTCTGGCGCTCCAGGCTGCGCTCAATTGCGTTGAGCTGATCTCTCAGGCGCGCGGCCTCCTCGAACTTCAGCTCCCGCGCGGCGCTCTTCATGCGCAGGCGCAGCCCCTCCACCAGCTCGCTGGCCTTGCCCTCCAGGAACATCGTCACTTCATCCACGCTGCGGCGGTAGTCCTGCTCCGGCACGGGGTGGACGCACGGCGCGGGGCAGCGGCCGATTTGAAAGAGCAGACAGGGCCGCTTGCGGTTGGCCAGCACGTGGTCCGTGCAGGTGCGCAGGTGGAAGTAGCGGTTGATGATGCGCAGCGTCTCGCGGATGGCGCCCGCGCTGGAGTACGGCCCGAAGTAGCGCGCGCCGTCCTTCTCGTACTTCCGGACGACCTCCAGGCGCGGGTACGTCTGCGTCCTGTCCAGCCTCAAGGAGATGAACTGCTTGTCATCCTTGAGCATGACGTTGAAGCGCGGCTTGTGCTTCTTGATGAGCTCGTTCTCGAGGAGCAGGGCCTCCTTCTCGTTGTTGACGAGCACCGTCTCCAGGTCGCCCAGCATCTGGTCCAGCAGCGACACGAAGACGCGGGTGTCACCCGTGCGGGTGAAGTACGAGCGCACCCGGTTGCGCAGGTTGATGGCCTTGCCGACGTAGATGACCTGGCCCCGGCGGTCCTTCATCAGGTACACGCCGGGCTCGGTGGGCAGCGCGTCCAGCTTCTCCTGGAGCTTCACGTCCATGGCTGGAGCCTCCGGCTACCTGCGACCCCGCGCGCCGCCCCGTGCTCCCGCGCCGCGCCCCCGGCCCTTGCCGCGCCCCTTCTGGGAGTCGGCGTCCTCCGCCTTCGCCGGCGCCTTGAGCAGCGCGCGCGACGGCGGCTTGAGGCCCAGGTCCATGTCCTTGAGCAGCTGCACCCTGTCCCTGCACTCGGCGGCCTTCTCGAACTGCATCTCGTCGGCCGCGGCGAGCATGTCCTTGGTGAACTCCGCGATGAGGCGTTTGATCTCCTTGGGCTGGAGCAGGTCGTCCTCGCCCTCGGCGGCCATGGGAAGGGCGCCGGCCTCCGCGTCATAGACGTGCTCGGACAGGTCGGTGATGTTGCTCTTCACCGAGCGCGGGGTGATGCCATGCGCCTCGTTGTGCTTCTTCTGGATTTCGCGGCGGCGGGCCGTCTCGTCCAGGGCCTTCTTCATGGAGTCGGTGATGCTGTCCGAGTACATGATGACGCGGCCACTCAGGTTTCGCGCCGCGCGGCCGATGGTCTGGATGAGGGACACGTGGCTGCGCAGGAAGCCCTCCTTGTCCGCGTCGAGGATGGCCACCAGCGACACCTCGGGGATGTCCAGGCCCTCGCGCAGCAGGTTGATGCCCACCAGCACGTCGAACTCACCCTTGCGCAAGTCCCGGATGATGGCGGTGCGCTCGATGGCGTCGATGTCCGAGTGCAGGTAGCGCACGCGCACGCCCACGTCGGAGTAGTACTCGGTGAGGTCCTCCGCCATGCGCTTGGTGAGCGTCGTCACCAGGACGCGCTCCTTGCGCGCGACGCGCAGGCGCACCTCCTCGAGCAGGTCGTCCACCTGGTTGCCCACGGGGCGCGTCTCCACCTCCGGGTCCGTCAGGCCGGTGGGGCGGATGATCTGCTCCACCACCACGCCCTTGGACTTCTGCAGCTCGTACTCGGACGGGGTGGCGGAGACGAAGACGAGCTGGGGCACCAGCTCCTCGAACTCGCCGAACTTCAGCGGCCGGTTGTCCAGGGCGCTGGGCATGCGGAAGCCGAAGTTGACCAGCGTCTCCTTGCGCGCGCGGTCTCCCCGGTACATGGCGCCAATCTGCGGAATCGTCTGGTGGCTCTCGTCGACGAGGACCAGCAGGTTGCGCGGGAAGTAGTCGATGAGGCACGGAGGCGGCTCCCCCGGCGCGCGGCCGGAGAAGTGGCGCGAGTAGTTCTCGATGCCGCTGCAGTAGCCGACCTGTTCAATCATCTCGAGGTCGAACATGGTGCGCTGCTCCAGCCGCTGTGCCTCCAGCAGCTTGCCCTCCTTCTTGAAGAGCTGGAGCTGCTCGGTCAGCTCGTCGCGGATGGTCCGCAGGGCGGACTTGCGCGTGTCCTCGCCGGCCACGTAGTGGCTCGCGGGGAAGATGACGATCTTGTCCAGCGAGCCCAGGGTGACGCCGCGCAGCGGGTCGAACTCGGTGATCTTCTCCACCTCGTCGCCGAAGAAGGACACGCGCACGGCGCGCTCCTCCTCGTACGCGGGGAAGACCTCGACGGTGTCACCGCGCGCGCGGAAGGTGCCGCGGCTGAAGTCCAGGTCGTTGCGCTCGTACTGGGCTTCCACCAGCCGCCGCATGAAGCCGTCGCGGCCCAGGCCCATCTCCATGCCTACGTCCACGCGCACGGCCAGGTCCACATAGCTGCGGGCCGCGCCGAGGCCGTAGATGCAGGACACGCTGGCGACGATGATGACGTCGTCCCGGGTGCGCAGCGAGTGGGTGGCCGAGTGGCGCATCCGCTCGATGTTGTCGTTGATGGACGAGTCCTTCTCGATGAAGGTGTCCGTCGACGGGACGTAGGCCTCGGGCTGGTAGTAGTCGTAGTACGAGACGAAGTACTCGACGGCGTTGTTCGGGAAGAGCGCCTTGAACTCGCCGTAGAGCTGGGCGGCCAGCGTCTTGTTGTGGGCGATGACCAGCGTGGGCCGCTGCACGTTGGCGATGACGTTCGCCATGGTGAACGTCTTGCCCGAACCCGTGACGCCCAGGAGGGTCTGGTAGCGGTCGCCCCGCTGCACGCCCTCCGTGAGCTCGCCAATGGCCCTCGGCTGGTCGCCCTCGGGCTGGTGGTCGCTGACGATCTGGAAGTCCGGCATATCCGTGAGGTTTAACACCTCAAGGCCGGGAAGACCGTCGGTTCGTGCATGCCCGTCGAGCGGCGGACGGAGCGTGTGACTACTTCGAAGCGCCCTCCGAAGAGCGCGGCGGACGGGGCGATTTCAGGGCCCGCAGGGACTCCAGGCGGGCGGCCTCGAACTCGTCGCCCTTGTTCCAGCGCGGCAGCTCCGGCGTGCGGGCCACGTGGGCGCCCAGCAGGAAGAACAGCCGGACGTCCTCCACCGCGCCGGACAGCTCCCACTCCGGCCGCAGCTCGTCGGACGGCTGGTGGTAGTGCTTCGCCTCCCACGCCTCG comes from the Pyxidicoccus xibeiensis genome and includes:
- a CDS encoding DUF507 family protein; the encoded protein is MRLYPKVIPIISREGIQQLMQDGDIEVEPMRVADAEMDLSAIMREYLANEERVNQATREALERRGYDYSKFNQVKREMADVRGFKMGDEGIEYVINQMIEFLLISRNVEEVYAADNVLRQKIFAVMKRHLDVDDEIDKEARSRLKHLQEGTSAFDIEYNKTVEQIRRARGLI
- the uvrC gene encoding excinuclease ABC subunit UvrC; the encoded protein is MDVKLQEKLDALPTEPGVYLMKDRRGQVIYVGKAINLRNRVRSYFTRTGDTRVFVSLLDQMLGDLETVLVNNEKEALLLENELIKKHKPRFNVMLKDDKQFISLRLDRTQTYPRLEVVRKYEKDGARYFGPYSSAGAIRETLRIINRYFHLRTCTDHVLANRKRPCLLFQIGRCPAPCVHPVPEQDYRRSVDEVTMFLEGKASELVEGLRLRMKSAARELKFEEAARLRDQLNAIERSLERQKVATTDFKDQDVFAFHREGDRILFYVLWVRQGRLNGGQAFPFGSQEFPDGELLSSFVNLYYDQGSFVPEEVLLPVEPDDGTEGLEALFSERKGERVRVLVPKRGEKHDLVQMAVKNAEQAFLERRRTKDETDAVLSRLQQRLGLRNFPRRMECFDISHFQGSAIVASQVAVTDGDTDKSRYRKYKIKTLEKQDDFASMYEVVTRRLKRGLEDNDLPDLLVIDGGKGQLASAHAALKDAGVDSVDVVGLAKSRDLEVFDRDAESARSPERVFVVGRKDPIVLQQNSAELFMLTRMRDEAHRFAITFQKQVLRKSRIHSALEDIPGIGEARRKLLLRHFGSLKRVGEASIEELAEVVGPAVAERVHAGLHGHPEEDAEDPVRQASLDDASEPMNEKTQGGSPPGAA
- the uvrB gene encoding excinuclease ABC subunit UvrB; this encodes MPDFQIVSDHQPEGDQPRAIGELTEGVQRGDRYQTLLGVTGSGKTFTMANVIANVQRPTLVIAHNKTLAAQLYGEFKALFPNNAVEYFVSYYDYYQPEAYVPSTDTFIEKDSSINDNIERMRHSATHSLRTRDDVIIVASVSCIYGLGAARSYVDLAVRVDVGMEMGLGRDGFMRRLVEAQYERNDLDFSRGTFRARGDTVEVFPAYEEERAVRVSFFGDEVEKITEFDPLRGVTLGSLDKIVIFPASHYVAGEDTRKSALRTIRDELTEQLQLFKKEGKLLEAQRLEQRTMFDLEMIEQVGYCSGIENYSRHFSGRAPGEPPPCLIDYFPRNLLVLVDESHQTIPQIGAMYRGDRARKETLVNFGFRMPSALDNRPLKFGEFEELVPQLVFVSATPSEYELQKSKGVVVEQIIRPTGLTDPEVETRPVGNQVDDLLEEVRLRVARKERVLVTTLTKRMAEDLTEYYSDVGVRVRYLHSDIDAIERTAIIRDLRKGEFDVLVGINLLREGLDIPEVSLVAILDADKEGFLRSHVSLIQTIGRAARNLSGRVIMYSDSITDSMKKALDETARRREIQKKHNEAHGITPRSVKSNITDLSEHVYDAEAGALPMAAEGEDDLLQPKEIKRLIAEFTKDMLAAADEMQFEKAAECRDRVQLLKDMDLGLKPPSRALLKAPAKAEDADSQKGRGKGRGRGAGARGGARGRR